One Leptospira kirschneri serovar Cynopteri str. 3522 CT DNA segment encodes these proteins:
- a CDS encoding DMT family transporter, with translation MLSNNTSTKFYFFLVIAMISWGFAWPSAKLIVGAQHPNVIIFWRFLATAVSLLPIVLYRKESFRLSNFKVCFQVIIGGILYTAYNQFFLLGLKNGLAGAGGVLVTTMNPIFTYIFVHTLQKKLPSIREGIGLLIGLVGGCILLRIWEFNLNSLFNSGNIFFLLCAFSWAFLSMNSHSAGQKISPLLYSFYVFAIGTLLDFFIALPYGLEKALDTGVDFWFHILYLSVISTTFGTTVYFFASSKLGSRAASSFIFLVPATALLGSWIFLNESPSFTTTIGGTFAVLAVFLLNRNQDE, from the coding sequence ATGCTTTCTAACAATACTAGTACGAAATTTTATTTTTTTCTTGTGATCGCAATGATCTCTTGGGGTTTTGCTTGGCCTTCCGCTAAACTTATCGTAGGAGCTCAACATCCAAATGTGATCATCTTCTGGAGATTTTTGGCGACCGCTGTTTCACTACTTCCCATCGTTCTTTATAGAAAGGAATCCTTTAGGTTATCGAATTTCAAAGTATGTTTTCAAGTTATCATCGGGGGAATACTTTATACAGCCTACAATCAGTTTTTTCTTTTAGGTTTAAAGAATGGGCTTGCCGGAGCGGGAGGTGTTCTTGTGACCACGATGAATCCAATCTTTACTTATATATTTGTTCATACTTTACAAAAGAAATTACCTTCCATTCGAGAAGGGATAGGACTTTTGATAGGTCTGGTAGGCGGTTGTATTCTTCTTAGGATTTGGGAGTTCAATTTGAATTCTTTATTCAATTCTGGTAATATTTTCTTTCTTCTTTGTGCGTTTAGTTGGGCCTTTTTGAGTATGAACAGTCATAGCGCGGGCCAAAAAATTTCTCCGCTTTTGTATAGTTTTTATGTTTTTGCGATTGGAACCTTATTGGACTTTTTTATTGCACTTCCGTACGGATTAGAAAAAGCATTGGATACAGGAGTTGATTTTTGGTTTCATATCCTTTATCTTTCAGTCATATCTACAACTTTTGGAACTACGGTTTATTTTTTTGCTTCTTCTAAGTTGGGTTCTAGAGCTGCGAGTTCGTTTATCTTTTTAGTTCCTGCTACGGCTCTTTTGGGTAGTTGGATTTTTCTGAATGAAAGTCCCAGTTTTACGACGACTATAGGTGGAACTTTTGCCGTTCTTGCTGTGTTTCTGTTAAACCGAAATCAGGATGAATAA
- a CDS encoding VOC family protein, giving the protein MIHHIAIGSPNIETLEKFYESLPGLKKIRVNKNSDDSLRSIWFTAGDTILMLEFDHFPKGPKALIFSAFDLIPEDLKTLPKWIQETEYTKYFKDPDGNLLGYSSYPNPWPF; this is encoded by the coding sequence ATGATTCATCATATCGCAATCGGTTCTCCGAATATAGAAACGCTTGAAAAATTTTACGAATCTCTTCCCGGTTTGAAAAAGATAAGGGTAAATAAAAATTCGGATGATTCTCTTCGATCGATTTGGTTCACTGCGGGTGATACGATTTTAATGTTAGAATTTGATCATTTTCCCAAAGGTCCAAAAGCTTTGATCTTTTCCGCATTCGATTTAATACCAGAAGATTTAAAAACTCTTCCCAAATGGATTCAAGAAACTGAATATACAAAATACTTTAAGGACCCGGACGGAAATCTTTTGGGTTATTCCTCTTATCCTAATCCTTGGCCTTTTTGA
- a CDS encoding MarR family winged helix-turn-helix transcriptional regulator encodes MGTHYKGNSREKAVLNAFIKLSRCSDSIRQLEEKVFSKYGLTTGQFGCLETLLHLGPMCQKEIGQKLFSCEGNITQIVDNLEKRRLVQRVRSEEDRRYIIIHLTSEGKKLIQKAFPDLLNSLVHKFGNLSENQLLDLGDFCKEIGLKTI; translated from the coding sequence ATGGGAACACACTACAAAGGAAATAGTCGCGAAAAAGCGGTTTTGAACGCGTTTATCAAACTCAGTCGGTGTTCCGACTCGATTCGTCAATTGGAAGAAAAGGTATTCTCAAAATACGGATTGACCACGGGTCAGTTCGGTTGTTTAGAAACTTTACTTCATTTAGGTCCAATGTGCCAAAAAGAAATCGGACAAAAACTATTTTCCTGCGAAGGCAATATTACTCAGATCGTTGATAATCTCGAAAAAAGAAGATTAGTGCAAAGAGTTAGAAGCGAAGAAGACAGACGTTATATCATCATTCATCTGACTTCCGAAGGAAAAAAACTCATTCAGAAAGCGTTTCCTGATTTATTGAACTCTTTAGTTCATAAGTTCGGAAATTTATCGGAAAACCAACTTTTGGACTTAGGAGATTTCTGTAAGGAAATCGGATTGAAAACGATATGA
- a CDS encoding NAD(P)/FAD-dependent oxidoreductase has product MSYRSEERPKIAVIGGGAAGFFGAIQIASEGTCEVTLLEKGKQFLSKVKISGGGRCNVTHHCLDPETLSKNYPRGEKELRWAFETFGPKDTIRWYEERDVFLKTEADGRMFPITDSSETILQTLFQEAKKNGVKLKTDMEIHSVTSVSNSDFRIKLKTGETLEFNKILFATGSGKKAWNWLNALGHTVVEPVPSLFTFKILDVRLENLFGLAFENVECSLIEFGYSQLGPLLITHWGVSGPSVLKLSAKGARELFEKKYDTTLKINFVPGMKKDEVRKKIEKEKDLHPSKFISKTPILGIPRRYWERILEIHFIDSSKKWSGLSSRDLHVITEELTDARFRISGKGEFKDEFVTCGGVSRKEVNFKTMESKIVPGIFFAGEILDVDGVTGGFNFQNAWTTSYIAARGILNSI; this is encoded by the coding sequence ATGAGTTATAGGTCGGAAGAACGACCAAAGATAGCGGTGATCGGAGGCGGGGCAGCGGGTTTTTTCGGGGCTATTCAAATCGCTTCCGAAGGAACTTGCGAAGTCACTCTTTTAGAAAAAGGAAAACAATTTCTTTCCAAGGTAAAAATATCGGGTGGGGGAAGATGTAACGTTACGCATCATTGTCTCGATCCCGAAACTCTGAGTAAAAATTATCCTAGAGGGGAAAAAGAACTACGCTGGGCTTTTGAGACTTTTGGACCCAAGGATACGATTCGATGGTACGAAGAACGTGATGTATTTTTGAAAACCGAAGCGGATGGAAGAATGTTCCCGATTACCGATTCTTCCGAAACAATCCTACAAACTTTGTTTCAAGAGGCTAAAAAAAACGGGGTAAAATTAAAGACCGACATGGAAATTCATTCGGTGACTTCCGTATCGAATTCCGACTTTCGAATCAAACTTAAAACGGGAGAAACATTAGAATTTAATAAAATACTATTTGCCACCGGTTCCGGTAAAAAAGCTTGGAATTGGCTCAATGCACTGGGACATACAGTAGTAGAGCCGGTTCCTTCCTTGTTTACTTTTAAAATTTTGGATGTTCGTCTGGAAAATTTGTTTGGACTTGCTTTTGAGAATGTGGAATGTTCTTTAATTGAATTCGGTTATTCACAACTAGGTCCTTTGTTGATTACACACTGGGGTGTAAGCGGGCCTTCGGTCTTAAAACTTTCCGCAAAAGGTGCAAGAGAACTTTTCGAGAAAAAATACGATACAACTTTAAAAATCAATTTTGTTCCTGGAATGAAAAAGGATGAAGTTCGAAAAAAGATCGAAAAAGAAAAAGATCTTCATCCGTCCAAGTTTATTTCTAAAACTCCGATCCTAGGTATTCCCAGGAGATATTGGGAAAGAATATTAGAAATTCATTTTATAGATTCTTCTAAAAAATGGTCTGGGTTGTCTTCTAGGGACCTGCACGTAATCACCGAAGAACTAACCGACGCAAGATTTAGAATTTCGGGAAAAGGAGAGTTTAAGGATGAGTTCGTTACCTGTGGGGGAGTGAGTCGCAAAGAAGTAAACTTTAAAACGATGGAAAGTAAAATCGTTCCAGGAATTTTTTTTGCAGGAGAGATTTTAGACGTGGACGGAGTTACCGGCGGTTTTAATTTTCAGAATGCTTGGACCACTTCTTATATAGCGGCACGTGGTATTTTGAATTCGATTTAA
- a CDS encoding DoxX family protein — protein sequence MLQKFFKTDSDLGSLILRLVAGIVMFPHGAQKLLGWFGGHGFSGTMGFFTGQGFPAPIAFLVIIGEFLGALGLIFGFLTRLSAFGIGIIMIGATLIHLPNGFFMNWFGNQQGEGYEFHLLFVAISLALLVKGGGKASVDSLIEEKLN from the coding sequence ATGCTTCAAAAATTTTTTAAGACGGATTCAGACTTAGGTTCTTTAATCCTTAGATTAGTTGCAGGAATCGTAATGTTTCCACACGGTGCGCAAAAACTACTAGGTTGGTTTGGGGGTCACGGATTTTCGGGAACCATGGGATTTTTTACAGGACAAGGATTTCCTGCGCCGATCGCATTTTTAGTTATTATCGGAGAATTTCTCGGAGCGCTTGGGCTTATCTTTGGCTTTCTGACAAGATTGTCCGCTTTTGGAATTGGAATCATCATGATCGGAGCGACTCTGATCCATTTACCAAACGGTTTTTTTATGAACTGGTTTGGAAATCAACAGGGAGAAGGATATGAGTTTCATCTTCTTTTTGTTGCAATTTCCTTGGCGCTTTTGGTCAAAGGTGGTGGAAAAGCTTCCGTGGATTCTCTGATCGAAGAAAAACTAAACTAA
- a CDS encoding GNAT family N-acetyltransferase produces MNPIVIHSELESKFYAEIDGFQSYLFYREEGDGWNLISTYVPSELRGKGLAAELVRTALDKARSLNKKIIPSCSYVVTFLNRNPTYNDLITK; encoded by the coding sequence ATGAATCCGATCGTTATTCACTCCGAATTAGAGTCAAAATTTTACGCCGAAATTGACGGGTTTCAATCCTATCTTTTTTATAGAGAAGAAGGTGATGGTTGGAATCTAATTTCTACTTACGTTCCTTCTGAACTCAGAGGCAAAGGCCTCGCGGCAGAACTCGTTCGAACCGCCTTAGACAAGGCCCGCTCCTTAAATAAAAAAATTATCCCGAGTTGCTCTTATGTGGTGACTTTTTTAAACAGAAATCCTACTTATAATGATTTAATCACAAAATGA
- the truD gene encoding tRNA pseudouridine(13) synthase TruD, translated as MELVQPYSGFLVYDLKQIPEDFQVEEILPPDLIQKTGKWTIFRLQKSGWNTLDALLRISKESKVSIFEIGYAGKKDRHASTSQYISCQKPLRVPKELTNVIQLDKVGFSKKSLSTELNVGNRFRLVLRNLLEREIELIQNNFEKIGKNGFINYYDSQRFSRFHPEFRLPILPFFKGDAETCLKLILTDPFPGEKKQARDRKKILYDLWGNWSQCEKLSKSKLEKNIFSNLKREKNPTQKTYSDLILRFPEEELLMLISSFQSLIWNEFVSELFTFEDSAGVWIKTKTGPLFFPGESSIQSVPFSKNLMVPGNPGIYKLEYSKKEIYILKKILNRNGLAESVLDSSPFPIVKMNSFERKMRILPNDFQIGDFEEDDQHPGKRKVKISFRLPSGVYATMLIKRLMLRSNV; from the coding sequence TTGGAACTTGTGCAGCCATACAGCGGTTTTTTAGTCTATGATTTAAAACAAATACCAGAAGATTTTCAAGTAGAGGAGATTCTTCCTCCGGACTTGATCCAAAAAACTGGAAAATGGACGATCTTTAGACTTCAAAAATCTGGTTGGAATACGTTAGACGCTCTTTTAAGAATTTCTAAGGAGTCTAAAGTTTCTATTTTTGAAATCGGTTATGCAGGAAAAAAGGATCGTCACGCTTCCACTTCTCAATACATAAGTTGTCAAAAACCTTTGAGGGTTCCTAAAGAACTTACAAATGTAATTCAATTGGATAAAGTCGGTTTTAGTAAAAAATCCTTAAGCACGGAATTGAATGTTGGCAATCGATTCCGCCTTGTTCTGAGAAATTTACTCGAAAGAGAAATTGAATTGATTCAAAACAATTTCGAAAAAATTGGTAAAAACGGTTTTATCAACTATTACGATTCACAACGATTTAGTCGTTTTCATCCGGAGTTCCGACTTCCTATTCTACCGTTTTTTAAAGGAGACGCAGAAACTTGTTTAAAATTGATTCTGACAGATCCTTTCCCTGGAGAAAAAAAACAAGCTCGAGACAGAAAAAAAATTCTTTATGACCTTTGGGGAAATTGGTCTCAGTGTGAAAAATTGTCTAAAAGCAAATTGGAAAAAAATATTTTCTCCAATTTAAAGAGGGAAAAAAATCCCACACAAAAAACATACTCCGATTTGATTCTTCGATTTCCGGAAGAAGAATTGTTGATGTTGATTTCTTCGTTTCAGTCTTTGATTTGGAACGAATTTGTATCCGAACTTTTCACTTTCGAAGATTCTGCTGGAGTCTGGATTAAAACAAAAACTGGCCCTTTGTTTTTTCCGGGAGAATCTTCTATTCAATCCGTTCCATTTTCCAAAAATCTTATGGTTCCAGGTAATCCAGGAATTTATAAATTAGAATATTCTAAAAAAGAAATATATATTTTAAAGAAGATATTGAATCGGAACGGGTTGGCCGAATCGGTTCTGGATAGTTCTCCTTTTCCAATTGTCAAAATGAATTCTTTTGAACGGAAAATGAGGATACTTCCGAATGATTTTCAAATTGGCGATTTTGAAGAAGACGATCAACATCCCGGAAAAAGAAAAGTTAAAATATCCTTTCGACTTCCTTCAGGAGTTTATGCGACTATGTTGATTAAACGGCTAATGCTGAGATCGAATGTGTGA